A window of Chitinophaga sp. MM2321 contains these coding sequences:
- a CDS encoding response regulator, translated as MIKAVIIDDERNSRDIISLMLEKYCPHITIADTASDCAEGIAKIIEHRPGLVFLDLEMPDGTGFDVLMGTQPEVAFEAVFVTAFEKKFLHVIRCSEVELILKPIDKESLLQAVDLISARIAANSSKHRYEVLLENFNNVKHASWKLLIPTSEEEAHTILLPAVEYLEAHMENCMFCLSSGASVQAERPFRYYADLFSSLRFYQINNMQMVQLSNISHIEPGGGKIVLKSGRMLDITERRKKDLLSRMQHE; from the coding sequence ATGATAAAGGCAGTTATAATCGATGATGAAAGAAACAGCCGGGATATTATTTCCCTCATGCTGGAAAAATATTGTCCGCATATAACGATTGCTGATACGGCATCCGACTGCGCTGAAGGCATTGCCAAGATTATTGAGCATCGTCCCGGACTGGTATTTCTTGATCTTGAAATGCCCGATGGCACCGGGTTTGATGTGCTCATGGGCACACAACCTGAAGTGGCCTTCGAGGCGGTTTTTGTAACCGCTTTTGAAAAGAAGTTCCTGCACGTGATCCGGTGCAGCGAAGTAGAGCTGATCTTAAAACCGATAGACAAAGAAAGCCTGTTACAGGCAGTAGACCTTATTAGCGCCCGCATTGCGGCCAACAGTAGTAAACATCGTTACGAGGTATTGCTGGAAAATTTCAATAATGTAAAGCATGCTTCCTGGAAGCTGCTGATCCCCACATCCGAGGAGGAAGCACATACCATTCTGCTGCCCGCAGTTGAATACCTGGAAGCACATATGGAAAACTGCATGTTCTGCCTGAGTTCCGGCGCATCCGTGCAGGCAGAGCGCCCCTTCCGTTATTATGCAGACCTTTTTTCTTCCCTTCGTTTTTACCAGATCAATAATATGCAGATGGTGCAGCTTTCCAACATCAGCCATATAGAACCCGGTGGTGGAAAAATAGTACTGAAAAGCGGGCGGATGCTGGATATTACGGAAAGACGGAAGAAAGATCTGTTAAGCAGAATGCAACATGAATAA
- a CDS encoding tryptophan 2,3-dioxygenase family protein: MVTPEIAEKITRLEEKYAAMGQNLSSYLDGLLYADYLTYWDYIQLDVLLNLQHPRTPIPDENIFIIYHQITELYFKLTLQAIEQICHAPVLTADIFKTQLKRINSYFRNLIHSFEIMVDGMDKEQFLQFRMALLPASGFQSGQFRMIEICSTRLNNLVYEPQRPALEGKSLKEILDTVYWRSGATELATGKKTLTLQQFELKYMGPFLQLATRYETCNMQLCYKKLPAEEQPEVLALLKEYDLNINVRWPLMHYKSAVRYLHKRPEDIAATGGTNWQQFLPPKNKRIIFFPELWTEAEIENWGKLAMGE, translated from the coding sequence ATGGTTACACCAGAAATTGCCGAAAAAATAACGCGGCTGGAGGAAAAGTATGCCGCCATGGGACAAAACCTGTCATCTTACCTGGACGGGTTGCTGTATGCGGACTACCTTACCTATTGGGATTATATCCAACTGGATGTATTGCTGAACCTGCAACATCCACGCACCCCGATTCCGGATGAGAACATCTTCATCATCTATCACCAGATAACGGAATTGTATTTTAAACTGACGCTCCAGGCGATTGAACAGATCTGCCATGCGCCTGTACTGACGGCTGATATTTTTAAAACCCAGCTGAAAAGAATTAACAGTTATTTCCGCAACCTCATCCATTCATTTGAAATAATGGTAGATGGGATGGATAAGGAGCAGTTTCTGCAATTTCGTATGGCACTGTTACCTGCCAGCGGCTTCCAGAGCGGTCAGTTCCGCATGATTGAAATCTGCTCCACCCGGTTGAACAACCTGGTGTACGAACCCCAGCGCCCGGCACTGGAAGGCAAAAGCCTGAAAGAAATACTGGACACTGTTTATTGGCGCAGCGGCGCCACAGAACTGGCTACCGGCAAGAAAACCCTTACGCTGCAACAATTTGAGCTCAAATATATGGGGCCTTTCCTGCAACTGGCTACCCGCTATGAAACCTGCAATATGCAGCTATGCTATAAAAAATTACCTGCAGAAGAACAACCGGAAGTACTGGCTTTACTAAAGGAATACGATCTTAATATTAACGTGCGATGGCCGCTGATGCATTATAAATCTGCTGTGAGATACCTGCACAAACGGCCGGAAGATATTGCTGCCACCGGCGGCACCAACTGGCAACAGTTTCTTCCTCCTAAAAACAAACGCATCATATTTTTCCCGGAATTATGGACCGAAGCGGAAATAGAAAACTGGGGAAAGCTGGCGATGGGCGAATAG
- a CDS encoding alpha/beta hydrolase, with translation MTKSNKIPILLLHGSLGAGTQFSALVAQLEAHYDVHLLNFSGHGEMPFSDNGFNIQVFAAEVLEYLENRQLDFIHIFGYSMGGYVAMYLARHYPEKIGKVMTLGTKYNWNEATAGKEVKRLNPELIEEKVPAFARLLQDRHAANDWKEVVIRTAQLIEDLGHQSLLKHQDYAQIPSPCMLMMGDRDNMVSFQETIEVYNALPEAQLTVLPDTAHPLEKADVPLLAYYIKRFTTQKMES, from the coding sequence ATGACTAAATCCAATAAGATTCCCATACTCCTTTTACATGGTTCCCTGGGCGCCGGTACCCAGTTTAGTGCACTTGTAGCCCAGCTGGAAGCGCATTACGACGTTCACCTGCTGAATTTCAGTGGCCATGGGGAGATGCCGTTTTCTGATAACGGGTTCAATATCCAGGTGTTTGCAGCCGAAGTACTGGAATACCTGGAAAACAGGCAACTGGACTTCATCCACATTTTTGGTTACAGTATGGGCGGCTATGTGGCCATGTACCTGGCCCGGCATTATCCGGAAAAGATTGGTAAGGTAATGACGCTGGGCACCAAATACAACTGGAATGAGGCGACCGCCGGCAAAGAGGTAAAACGCCTCAACCCCGAGCTGATCGAAGAAAAAGTACCCGCTTTTGCCAGGCTGTTGCAGGACCGCCACGCCGCTAACGACTGGAAGGAAGTGGTGATCCGCACTGCGCAGCTGATTGAAGATCTGGGACATCAATCCCTGTTAAAGCACCAGGATTACGCACAAATACCCTCCCCCTGCATGCTCATGATGGGCGATAGAGATAATATGGTGTCTTTCCAGGAAACAATTGAAGTGTATAATGCCTTGCCGGAAGCGCAGCTGACGGTTCTGCCGGATACAGCGCACCCTCTCGAAAAAGCCGATGTGCCGTTATTGGCCTATTATATAAAGAGGTTTACCACACAGAAAATGGAGTCATAG
- a CDS encoding TetR/AcrR family transcriptional regulator, with translation MAEQDQKRTLILEAALKRFKRFGLSKTTMEEIARDLEISKGSLYYYFSDKESIYIAVVEHMIADCFFDMLAYVDTAPSTTAVMDRYLELKEKMLLEYHFLFGVNEWIRDRPSNLMRQIIELLQQVEISFLSATIKKGICCGELNEDTNAEMTAQLLVNVLFGLWVIWCKWQAAGFDPHDRNGLRCFMDREKQVLSIFFNGLRYRPVIN, from the coding sequence ATGGCAGAACAGGACCAAAAACGAACTTTAATACTGGAAGCGGCATTGAAACGCTTCAAGCGGTTCGGATTGTCTAAAACTACCATGGAGGAGATCGCCAGGGATCTGGAGATTTCGAAAGGCTCTTTGTATTATTATTTTTCAGATAAGGAATCCATCTATATAGCGGTGGTGGAGCACATGATAGCCGATTGTTTTTTTGACATGCTGGCTTATGTAGACACAGCTCCTTCCACAACAGCCGTCATGGACCGGTACCTGGAGCTGAAAGAAAAAATGTTGCTGGAATATCACTTTCTGTTCGGTGTAAATGAATGGATCAGGGATAGACCTTCCAACCTGATGCGGCAAATAATTGAGCTGCTGCAACAGGTAGAGATATCTTTTCTTTCTGCTACGATCAAAAAAGGCATTTGCTGCGGTGAACTTAATGAAGACACCAACGCAGAAATGACCGCCCAGTTGTTAGTCAACGTATTATTCGGATTATGGGTAATATGGTGCAAATGGCAGGCAGCTGGCTTTGATCCCCACGACCGGAATGGGCTGCGATGCTTTATGGATCGCGAAAAGCAAGTACTCTCCATTTTTTTTAATGGACTAAGATATCGACCAGTAATCAACTAA
- the trmB gene encoding tRNA (guanosine(46)-N7)-methyltransferase TrmB, which translates to MGQKKLERFAEIETFPNVLIYPEGMQGKWHEFFKNNHPVTLELACGKGDYTLGLARLSKDQNFIGVDLKGNRIWRGAKTALEESLSNVGFLRTQIDKLNNYFAPGEIKDIWITFPDPFLRNSKSKKRLTHPKFLQLFQPLLAPGATINLKTDSPQLYTFTQEVISAAGCTLIEDIPDVYALPEVPPLLKIQTYYEGMHLADGRTIRFLKFQLPATPLDWRSIKLPSDEATAGGED; encoded by the coding sequence ATGGGACAAAAAAAATTAGAACGGTTTGCTGAAATCGAAACTTTCCCCAACGTATTAATATATCCGGAAGGAATGCAGGGGAAATGGCATGAATTCTTTAAAAACAACCACCCGGTTACACTGGAACTGGCCTGTGGTAAAGGAGATTACACCCTTGGACTGGCCCGCTTATCCAAAGATCAGAACTTTATAGGGGTGGATCTGAAAGGTAACCGCATCTGGAGAGGCGCCAAAACTGCGCTGGAAGAATCATTATCCAACGTGGGTTTCCTGCGTACACAAATAGATAAACTGAATAATTATTTTGCGCCGGGAGAGATCAAAGATATCTGGATCACCTTCCCCGACCCCTTCCTGCGTAACTCAAAATCTAAAAAAAGATTGACGCACCCCAAATTCCTGCAGCTTTTTCAACCACTGCTGGCACCCGGGGCTACCATTAACCTGAAAACAGATTCACCGCAGTTATATACTTTTACACAGGAAGTGATCAGCGCCGCCGGTTGTACGCTCATAGAAGATATTCCTGACGTATATGCGTTACCGGAAGTGCCGCCACTGCTCAAAATACAGACCTATTATGAAGGAATGCACCTGGCTGATGGCAGAACAATCCGCTTCCTGAAATTCCAGCTGCCCGCCACCCCGTTGGATTGGCGCAGTATAAAACTCCCTTCTGATGAAGCAACCGCTGGTGGAGAAGATTGA
- a CDS encoding histidine kinase: MKRIFLMLLLYCYTTGAFAITRYTFIDTLTTNTTFAPVNLDARPYLQVLTDKTGELTIQQVAQLPFARNGELFHNYKKNNGSENNCWLRLYIKNEGAQEMSAILFAGWHDYLYWYEQAPGDTSRLLMQTGLMVDKGGVERWDHYGFNIKVPAGQTRTYYLHIINKSYNENKLMPTFFSTYAFANFHNTQLDIYRKEAAAILVLLGMLFVFLSISVINYIQLPDRSYIYFAAYILGLILFFALQLESKPYQLSFFHQWPMLKYYWDIPGLLFCFYPMYLLFGNTFLNLKERYPFMERVFTWVAAIVGGLIIVCMYCIWQGLFHLPTIIYSYVYFCTLVPLLAVFVALARRSRHHPLVRFFLYGSVCLYLACLGSFLLHLRPLGLISALGELAAPTMLLIGGVLLQAMFFLAGLSYRNKLAHHERTRTQELLIKQLNKNKELQRKLNEQLEELVKEQTTEILRKKQELEEQRKIQLETEYDKKLTEIELKAIRAQINPHFIFNCLNSIQLFVMQRDYEYAQKYLSDFSYLIRKTLDFSRRNFISLADEITYLNTYLGLEKMRFENRMEYELVVDPVIATAELEIPAMLLQPYVENAVKHGMTNQQQAIGKLSIHFNQVASDMLECVIADNGIGIARSKSLRTLPQHHQSSGMEISQNRAELLNKMYNTEIVIEIIDLAAESEEGSGTVVKILIPQL; this comes from the coding sequence GTGAAGCGCATTTTCCTAATGCTGTTGTTGTACTGTTACACTACAGGAGCCTTTGCCATTACCCGATACACTTTCATAGATACCCTGACAACAAACACCACGTTTGCTCCGGTAAATCTTGACGCGCGCCCTTATTTACAGGTACTTACCGATAAAACAGGGGAGCTTACCATACAACAGGTAGCCCAATTACCGTTTGCCCGTAACGGAGAGCTTTTTCATAATTATAAAAAGAATAACGGTAGTGAAAATAACTGCTGGCTGCGGCTATACATAAAAAATGAAGGCGCCCAGGAGATGTCTGCCATCCTCTTTGCAGGCTGGCACGACTATCTGTACTGGTATGAGCAGGCCCCCGGCGATACCAGCCGGCTGTTGATGCAAACCGGGCTGATGGTAGATAAAGGCGGGGTGGAAAGATGGGACCATTATGGTTTCAATATAAAAGTGCCCGCAGGGCAAACCCGTACTTACTATCTGCATATCATCAATAAATCATACAATGAAAATAAGCTGATGCCCACGTTTTTCAGCACGTATGCATTTGCGAACTTCCATAATACGCAGCTGGATATATACCGGAAAGAAGCAGCGGCCATCCTGGTATTACTGGGGATGCTCTTTGTTTTCCTCAGTATCTCTGTTATCAATTATATACAGCTGCCGGACAGGTCCTACATTTATTTTGCAGCGTATATCCTGGGGCTCATCCTGTTCTTTGCCCTGCAACTGGAAAGTAAACCATACCAGCTCTCGTTCTTTCACCAGTGGCCCATGCTCAAATATTACTGGGATATTCCGGGACTGCTGTTCTGTTTTTACCCCATGTACCTGTTATTCGGCAATACTTTCCTGAACCTGAAAGAACGCTATCCTTTTATGGAGCGCGTGTTTACCTGGGTAGCTGCTATCGTGGGCGGGTTGATCATCGTGTGTATGTATTGCATCTGGCAGGGACTATTTCACCTTCCGACGATTATTTACAGTTACGTATATTTCTGCACCCTTGTGCCGCTGCTGGCCGTATTTGTAGCACTGGCAAGACGTTCCCGGCATCATCCGCTGGTACGCTTTTTCCTGTACGGCTCCGTATGCCTGTACCTGGCTTGCCTGGGATCCTTTTTACTGCATCTCCGCCCGCTGGGCCTGATCAGTGCACTGGGAGAACTGGCTGCACCTACCATGCTGCTCATTGGCGGCGTATTGCTCCAGGCTATGTTTTTCCTCGCGGGATTAAGCTATCGTAATAAACTGGCCCATCATGAAAGAACCCGTACGCAGGAACTGCTTATTAAACAACTTAATAAGAATAAAGAGCTGCAACGTAAGCTGAACGAGCAACTGGAAGAACTGGTAAAAGAACAGACCACCGAAATCCTGCGCAAAAAACAGGAGCTGGAAGAACAAAGGAAAATACAACTGGAAACAGAATACGATAAGAAGCTTACAGAAATTGAACTGAAAGCCATCCGCGCACAAATAAATCCGCACTTTATTTTCAACTGCCTGAACTCCATTCAGTTGTTTGTTATGCAGCGCGATTATGAATATGCGCAGAAATACCTGTCGGATTTTTCTTACCTGATCCGTAAAACACTTGACTTTTCCCGTCGTAACTTTATATCACTGGCGGATGAGATCACTTATCTGAACACCTATCTGGGACTGGAAAAAATGCGTTTTGAAAACAGGATGGAATACGAACTGGTAGTAGATCCCGTTATCGCTACCGCGGAGTTGGAAATACCGGCCATGTTGCTGCAACCGTATGTGGAGAATGCCGTTAAACACGGCATGACCAACCAGCAACAGGCTATTGGCAAGCTTTCCATTCACTTCAACCAGGTAGCATCTGATATGCTGGAATGTGTGATTGCTGATAATGGAATCGGTATTGCCCGATCCAAATCATTACGTACACTGCCCCAACATCACCAGTCGTCGGGTATGGAGATCAGTCAGAACCGGGCCGAGCTGCTGAATAAAATGTATAATACAGAAATAGTGATAGAAATTATAGACCTGGCCGCTGAAAGCGAAGAAGGTAGTGGAACGGTCGTCAAAATATTAATACCACAGTTATAA
- a CDS encoding SDR family oxidoreductase has product MQVLTGRHPLGRLGKPEEVAELLLWLSSSSSSFVTGGITWFNGHTWPDDLDFVI; this is encoded by the coding sequence ATGCAGGTGTTAACAGGCCGGCATCCCTTAGGCCGGTTAGGCAAGCCGGAAGAAGTAGCGGAACTGTTATTATGGTTAAGTTCTTCTTCATCTTCTTTCGTAACCGGTGGTATCACCTGGTTTAACGGGCATACCTGGCCTGATGATTTGGATTTTGTTATTTAG
- a CDS encoding MGMT family protein, giving the protein MKKYPNPKEQPSSTNAGKQETDSKSGSFFEVVFKIVRKIPRGRVTSYGAIAEASGIRLTARMVGWAMNGAGRVKPAVPAHRVVNSKGILSGKNFFATPTLMQELLEQEGIIIKEDKIANFKDVFWDPGAKTRKDSKKVL; this is encoded by the coding sequence ATGAAAAAGTACCCGAACCCAAAAGAACAACCCTCCTCAACCAACGCGGGGAAGCAAGAGACGGACAGTAAATCCGGTTCCTTTTTTGAGGTCGTATTTAAAATAGTACGCAAAATCCCCCGTGGCCGGGTTACCTCTTATGGCGCCATAGCAGAGGCTTCCGGCATCAGGCTAACCGCCCGTATGGTAGGCTGGGCCATGAACGGAGCCGGCAGGGTAAAGCCCGCCGTACCCGCACACCGGGTAGTAAACAGCAAAGGCATCCTGAGCGGTAAAAACTTCTTTGCCACCCCTACCCTGATGCAGGAACTGCTTGAACAGGAAGGAATTATAATAAAAGAAGATAAAATAGCAAACTTTAAAGATGTATTTTGGGACCCGGGAGCAAAAACCCGGAAAGACAGTAAAAAGGTACTCTAA
- a CDS encoding outer membrane beta-barrel protein, protein MKKLIVMAAVVLFGSQVAKAQFSKGDVILGGTVNVSTQSVKAKDADAKNTTTSFGVSPKVGLALNPNWVVGVFAQTQFGFNKNVADVKTKTLEITPGLFVRNYHMLGESKFAFFAEANAGYSFGNTKVADNKISSFNGFNVNVLPGITYFVTKHFMIEGSFGSLSYAYNQNKLEATGAKTNTSSFDFNFTKQLNLGVNFIF, encoded by the coding sequence ATGAAAAAGTTGATTGTAATGGCCGCAGTAGTACTGTTTGGCTCACAAGTAGCTAAGGCACAGTTTTCAAAAGGCGATGTTATCCTGGGTGGAACTGTAAATGTAAGTACACAGTCTGTAAAAGCAAAAGACGCAGACGCAAAAAACACAACCACTTCATTTGGTGTTAGCCCTAAAGTAGGTCTGGCATTGAACCCTAACTGGGTAGTTGGTGTGTTCGCACAAACTCAGTTTGGATTCAACAAGAATGTAGCTGATGTTAAAACCAAAACCCTCGAAATTACACCGGGTTTATTTGTTCGTAACTACCACATGCTGGGTGAGAGCAAATTTGCATTCTTCGCAGAAGCAAATGCTGGTTATAGCTTTGGTAACACAAAAGTTGCTGACAACAAAATCAGCAGTTTCAATGGCTTTAACGTAAATGTACTGCCAGGTATCACTTACTTCGTTACTAAACACTTCATGATTGAAGGTTCTTTTGGTAGCCTGAGTTATGCCTACAACCAGAACAAATTAGAAGCAACTGGTGCTAAAACAAACACAAGCAGCTTTGATTTCAATTTCACTAAACAGTTAAACCTGGGTGTGAACTTCATATTTTAA
- a CDS encoding IPExxxVDY family protein, with translation MTILKLKLDQDQLIEDFFESTHLIGIASSARDYQLCWQINRHMYTNFRVNNSLEITLSKKNRSYHFTVLEFHEPTNSVVHYFYNNHCQAEFLLPELKHIHFLWMIKGDYYQSADVKKLLEELRLVPLVQLVSLLDIREIKNKMNLIF, from the coding sequence ATGACGATACTCAAACTAAAGCTGGATCAGGATCAACTGATAGAAGATTTTTTTGAGAGCACTCACCTGATTGGTATCGCTTCTTCCGCCCGCGATTATCAGCTGTGCTGGCAAATAAACCGCCACATGTATACCAATTTCAGGGTAAATAACTCCCTGGAGATCACGCTTTCCAAAAAAAACCGGTCTTATCACTTTACTGTGCTGGAATTTCATGAGCCTACCAATTCCGTAGTTCACTATTTCTATAACAATCACTGCCAGGCAGAATTCCTGCTTCCTGAGCTGAAACACATCCATTTTTTGTGGATGATAAAAGGAGATTACTATCAATCCGCTGACGTAAAAAAATTATTGGAAGAATTACGTCTTGTTCCGCTTGTACAATTAGTATCTTTACTGGACATCAGGGAGATTAAAAATAAGATGAACCTCATTTTTTAG
- the rho gene encoding transcription termination factor Rho produces the protein MMYDILQLNDMLVPELLDIAEKLDVPNAKKLNKQDLIYKILDKQAVMASEDNQSNGEEKKSRKRKPVKKDEANNVAEEPSNNVEEKPAAKKVTRKVTSAKAKDTDTEETQGTSSKSKIKDFDIDLDSIPSLTFDDDDDIIIPSFTEDEVEETVPAPVAEEEDEDDDDDDFVIPDGTETVAPAAQKPRYPKKEANFNIEFDGIIVSEGVLEMMPDGYGFLRSSDYNYLSSPDDIYVSPSQIKLFGLKTGDTVKGAVRPPKEGEKYFALLKVETINGKSPEEVRDRVPFDYLTPLFPFEKLRLVTTSNNYSTRIMDMFTPIGKGQRGLIVAQPKVGKTMLLKEVANAIATNHPEIYLMVVLIDERPEEVTDMERSVKAEVIASTFDEPAEKHVKVSAIALQKAKRLVECGHDVVILLDSITRLARAHNTVAPASGKVLSGGVEANAMQKPKQFFGAARKIEHGGSLTILATALIDTGSKMDEVIFEEFKGTGNMELLLDRKLANKRIFPAIDVSASSTRRDDLLLDKDSLKRIHILRNHLGDMNTDESMHFMLQHMRGTKSNEEFLISMNG, from the coding sequence ATGATGTACGACATCTTACAATTGAACGACATGCTCGTTCCTGAGCTGCTTGATATTGCAGAGAAGCTTGATGTTCCCAACGCAAAAAAACTGAACAAACAGGACCTTATCTACAAAATTCTTGACAAGCAAGCGGTAATGGCCTCAGAAGATAACCAGTCCAACGGAGAAGAAAAGAAATCACGCAAACGCAAACCTGTAAAGAAAGACGAAGCTAATAACGTTGCTGAAGAACCATCTAACAACGTTGAAGAAAAACCAGCCGCAAAAAAAGTTACCAGGAAAGTTACCAGTGCCAAAGCAAAAGATACAGACACAGAAGAAACACAAGGAACATCTTCCAAATCCAAAATAAAAGACTTTGATATAGATCTGGACAGCATTCCATCACTCACTTTTGATGATGATGATGATATCATCATTCCTTCATTTACAGAAGATGAAGTGGAAGAAACTGTACCTGCTCCTGTAGCTGAAGAAGAGGACGAAGACGACGATGACGATGATTTCGTAATCCCCGATGGCACGGAAACAGTAGCCCCGGCCGCTCAAAAGCCCCGCTACCCTAAGAAAGAAGCGAATTTCAATATAGAATTTGATGGTATTATCGTAAGTGAAGGCGTACTGGAAATGATGCCTGATGGCTACGGTTTCCTCCGCTCTTCCGACTATAACTATCTCAGTTCACCCGATGATATTTATGTATCTCCTTCACAAATAAAACTCTTCGGCCTCAAAACCGGTGATACTGTGAAAGGCGCTGTGCGCCCACCTAAAGAAGGGGAAAAATATTTCGCTTTACTGAAAGTAGAAACCATCAATGGTAAATCTCCGGAAGAAGTACGCGACCGTGTACCTTTCGATTACCTGACACCGTTGTTTCCTTTCGAAAAATTAAGATTAGTCACTACTTCCAATAACTACTCTACGCGTATCATGGATATGTTTACGCCTATCGGTAAAGGTCAGCGCGGACTCATCGTTGCGCAACCCAAGGTAGGTAAAACCATGTTGCTGAAAGAAGTGGCCAACGCTATCGCTACCAACCATCCGGAAATTTACCTGATGGTAGTACTGATCGATGAACGCCCGGAAGAGGTAACAGATATGGAACGTAGTGTGAAAGCGGAAGTAATCGCTTCTACCTTTGACGAACCTGCTGAAAAACACGTGAAAGTATCTGCCATCGCATTGCAGAAAGCAAAGCGCCTGGTAGAGTGCGGACACGATGTGGTGATCCTGCTGGATTCCATTACCCGTCTGGCCAGGGCACACAATACCGTAGCTCCCGCATCCGGTAAAGTATTGAGCGGTGGTGTGGAAGCCAATGCCATGCAGAAACCAAAACAATTCTTTGGTGCTGCACGTAAAATAGAACACGGTGGTTCTCTTACCATCCTCGCAACTGCTTTGATAGACACCGGTTCCAAAATGGATGAAGTGATCTTTGAAGAGTTTAAAGGTACCGGTAACATGGAACTACTGCTGGATCGTAAACTGGCTAACAAACGTATCTTCCCGGCGATCGATGTTTCTGCATCTTCTACCCGTCGTGATGATCTGTTACTGGATAAAGATTCACTCAAACGTATCCACATCCTGCGTAATCACCTGGGTGATATGAATACCGATGAGTCTATGCATTTCATGCTGCAGCATATGCGTGGAACCAAGAGCAATGAAGAGTTCCTGATTTCCATGAATGGATAA
- a CDS encoding Lrp/AsnC ligand binding domain-containing protein: MSHNLNIDKLDLQIISEMMNNAEISYADLGKKLFVSGGTIHVRMKKLQELGIVKGTKLHVDLKMIGYDVIAFIGIYLEKSSMYDTVAKELRKIPEMVRLNYTTGSYSMFAEIICKDITQLRRILHDELQKIKGIERTETLISLEESFYRTINVVE, from the coding sequence ATGAGCCACAATTTGAATATTGACAAACTCGATTTACAGATAATCAGCGAAATGATGAACAATGCTGAGATTTCTTACGCCGATTTAGGGAAGAAATTGTTCGTATCCGGGGGAACCATTCACGTAAGAATGAAGAAATTGCAAGAACTGGGTATAGTTAAAGGTACAAAATTACATGTAGATCTGAAAATGATCGGTTATGATGTAATTGCCTTTATCGGTATTTATCTGGAAAAAAGCTCCATGTATGATACTGTTGCCAAAGAATTGCGAAAAATCCCCGAAATGGTACGGTTAAATTATACCACCGGCAGTTATAGTATGTTTGCAGAGATTATTTGTAAAGATATTACCCAGCTACGCCGTATCCTCCACGATGAACTACAGAAAATCAAAGGTATTGAAAGAACTGAAACCCTGATCTCTCTCGAAGAAAGCTTTTACCGCACTATCAATGTGGTGGAGTAA
- a CDS encoding 4a-hydroxytetrahydrobiopterin dehydratase, whose translation MWEEKDKQLYHAFEFKDFREAFAFMTKVALLAEKMDHHPYWINVYNKVEIYLSTHDAGDVITAKDEALAKAIDKLL comes from the coding sequence ATGTGGGAGGAAAAAGACAAACAGCTATACCATGCATTCGAATTTAAAGATTTCAGGGAAGCGTTTGCGTTCATGACCAAGGTGGCTTTACTAGCGGAGAAAATGGATCATCATCCATATTGGATCAATGTTTACAATAAAGTAGAAATATACCTGAGTACACATGATGCCGGAGATGTGATTACAGCCAAAGATGAGGCGCTGGCCAAAGCTATTGACAAATTGTTATAA
- a CDS encoding DUF5522 domain-containing protein, whose product MKQPLVEKIDFYYNGEGYMVFTEKFHLDRGYCCGNGCKHCPFLYEKVPEPKRTTLLNQRGEARDGQ is encoded by the coding sequence ATGAAGCAACCGCTGGTGGAGAAGATTGATTTTTATTATAACGGAGAGGGATATATGGTATTTACCGAAAAATTTCACCTGGACCGTGGCTATTGTTGTGGCAACGGCTGTAAACATTGCCCTTTTTTATATGAAAAAGTACCCGAACCCAAAAGAACAACCCTCCTCAACCAACGCGGGGAAGCAAGAGACGGACAGTAA